A DNA window from Solanum lycopersicum chromosome 3, SLM_r2.1 contains the following coding sequences:
- the LOC138347586 gene encoding uncharacterized protein — translation MGATNTEKVELASYKLKDVALTLCKMWQDRRALGGVLVTLKLFKIAFLERFFPIEMREAKVEEFINLKQESMTVSEYSLKFVKLSRYATSLVSNSKDEMSRFLTGITGELEDECRFAMLHHNMDLSRLMVHVQQVEESRKKRGVRDTRRPKPHEQEGPRNGGNRIREQPKFKKGQQSSGNSNFQRNTSPRGGRPEPKKGNGGDMQHPRKNCAKCGRAHNGECREGTNACLGCGKSGHMVNDCPQNRGRGKGNAQPRPNPQDAAAAEPPKRNRFYALKGREEEEKFADMVTDLVPVVNEFQDVFPNDFPGVPLLERLTLISDFFGSCCIRQRCGGRSTRKTEVVKNWPKPLTPTDLRRFLGLACYYHKFVEGFSSIASSLTSLTKKKSKFEWMETSEKSFQELKERLTSAPVLTLPKCGVNYTVYYDESRVGLGCVLMQGGKDEHGKYTSHVEDEKKELVKDIHRLARLGVRLVESTSGGVSVHPSSKSSLLVEVKEGQHLCPVLMELKDTVLDKMNESFALGDDSILRIIVEAHGSRYFIHPGSTKMYHDIKQIYCWDGMKKDIAEYVAKCPNCQPVKAEHLKHGALTLIIEAQLTSHFWRSFQENLGTQVKLSTAFHPKTDGQAQRTIKTLEDMLRACVIDFKALAWQAFEALYGRRCRSPVGLFEVGESSILGPEIIHEDLKKVRVIRDRLATTYSWQKSYADNRKWPLEFDVGDQVYPRYVGPYEILQLVGLGVEEDLSYEKVPVEILDRQIKRIRNKKVAIVKVLWRNHLVEDATWEEEVDMRSRYPHLFSL, via the exons ATGGGAGCCACAAATACCGAGAAAGTAGAGTTGGCTTCCTATaagctcaaggatgttgcactgACTTTgtgcaagatgtggcaagaTAGGCGAGCTTTGGGCGGAGTTCTGGTCACTTTGAAGCTGTTTAAGATAGCCTTTCTTGAGAGATTCTTTCCTATAGAGATgagggaggccaaggttgaggagttcatcaaccttaaacagGAATCTATGACAGTCAgtgagtattccctgaagttcgTTAAACTGTCAAGGTATGCTACTTCCCTTGTATCTAACAGCAAagatgagatgagcaggttcctcacaggaatcaCCGGAGAACTAGAGGATGAGTGTCGATTTGCGATGCTCCATCATAACATGGACCTCTCcaggttgatggtgcatgtccagCAAGTAGAGGAAAGCCGGAAAAAGAGGGGTGTCCGTGATACTAGGAGGCCTAAGCCTCATGAACAGGAAGGTCCTAGAAATGGGGGCAACAGGATCCGTGAGCAGCCCAAATTCAAAAAGGGGCAACAGAGTTCTGGGAACTCTAACTTTCAGAGGAACACATCACCTAGAGGAGGAAGACCCGAGCCCAAGAAGGGCAATGGAGGTGATATGCAGCATCCCAGAAAGAATTGTGCCAAGTGTGGTCGTGCTCACAATGGAGAGTGCAGAGAGGGAACTAATGCCTGTTtaggttgtggtaagagtggacacatggtTAACGACTGCCCACAGAATAGGGGTCGGGGTAAAGGTAATGCCCAGCCTAGACCTAATCCACAGGATGCAGCAGCAGCCGAGCCACCAAAGAGGAACAGGTTCTACGCCCTTAAGGGAagggaggaggaggagaagttCGCTGATATGGTCACAG ACTTAGTgcctgtagtgaatgagttccaagatgtatttcctaatgatttCCCTGGAGTTCCTCTCCttgagagattgactttg ATCAGTGACTTTTTTGGGTCATGTTGTATCCGACAAAGGTGTGGAGGTAGATCCACCAGAAAGACTGAGGTTGTTAAGAACTGGCCAAAACCTCTTACCCCCACTGATCTCCGTAGATTTTTGGGATTGGCTTGTTACTACCACAAGTTCgtggagggtttttcttccattgcatCCTCATTGACAtctttgactaagaagaagTCTAAGTTTGAATGGATGGAGACTAGTGaaaagagtttccaggagctcaaggaaAGACTCACATCAGCCCCGGTGCTTACTTTGCCTAAGTGTGGGGTGAATTACACTGTTTATTATGATgaatctagggttggtttgggttgtgttcttatgcagggtggTAAG gatgagCATGGAAAGTATACATCCCatgttgaggatgagaagaaagAGTTGGTGAAAGATATACACAGACTGGCCAGACTGGGTGTGCGGTTAGTTGAatctactagtgggggtgtttctGTTCATCCTAGTTCTAAATCATCCTTATTAGTTGAAGTCAAGGAGGGTCAACATCTCTgtcctgtgttgatggagctgaaggacaCCGTGTTGGataagatgaatgagtcttttgctttgggagatgaCAGCATACTCAG GATCATTgtagaggcccatggttccagatatttcatacatccaggttccaccaagatgtatcatgatattAAGCAGATCTATTGTTGGGATggaatgaagaaggacattgcagaatatgtggccaaatgtcctaattgtcaaccGGTTAAGGCAGAACATCTTAAGCATGGTGCTCTTACACTGATAATTGAG GCTCAGCTCACTTCACATTTCTGGAGATCCTTCCAAGAGAACTTAGGCACGCAGGTAAAgcttagtactgcctttcatcctaAAACTGATGGGCAGGCACAGCGCACCATTAAGACattggaggatatgttgagggcgtgtgttattgacttcaaag CATTGGCATGGCAAGCTTTTGAGGCGCTGTACGGtagaaggtgtaggtctccagttgggttgtttgaggttggagagtcatccattttgggtccagagatcattcatgaggacTTAAAGAAGGTTAGagtgattagggacaggttggctaCTACTTACAGTTGGCAGAAGTCttatgcagacaacagaaaatggcccttagagtttgatgttggtgaccaaGTCTATCCGAGATATGTTGGGCCATACGAGATCTTACAGCTTGTGG GTTTGGGAGTCGAggaagacttgtcctatgagaAAGTACCTGTTGAGATTTTAGATAGACAGATCAAGCGGATAAGGAACAAGAAGGTTGCCATAGTaaaggtattgtggaggaatcatcttgttgaggatGCTACGTGGGAGGAAGAGGTCGATATGAGATcccgctaccctcatcttttcagcCTTTAA